A single region of the Yersinia entomophaga genome encodes:
- the xni gene encoding flap endonuclease Xni — MDIHLLIVDALNLIRRIHAVQGSPCVNACTHALQQLISHSQPTHAVAVFDEDDRSDSWRHHCLPDYKAGRSPMPDNLQQEMPQLRQAFAELGVPCWHSPGNEADDLAATLAAKIAGAGHQVTIVSTDKGYCQLLVPNVQIRDYFQKRWLDLPFVKQEFGVAPHQLPDYWGLAGISSSKIPGVAGIGAKTAAVLLQQVNSLEELYQNLEQVPEKWRKKLQQHQDMAFICKQVATLKTDLPLNGNLQQLRLGHS; from the coding sequence ATGGATATACACCTTCTTATCGTTGACGCTCTCAATCTCATTCGCCGCATCCATGCAGTGCAAGGTTCCCCTTGTGTAAATGCCTGTACCCATGCATTACAGCAACTTATTTCACACAGCCAGCCTACCCATGCGGTTGCCGTTTTTGATGAGGATGACCGTTCCGATAGCTGGCGCCACCATTGTTTGCCGGATTACAAAGCAGGGCGATCGCCAATGCCGGATAATTTACAGCAGGAAATGCCGCAGCTTAGACAAGCTTTTGCCGAACTGGGCGTCCCCTGCTGGCACTCTCCCGGCAATGAGGCCGATGATTTAGCCGCCACGCTAGCAGCTAAAATTGCCGGAGCCGGACATCAGGTCACCATAGTTTCTACCGATAAAGGTTACTGCCAGTTATTGGTGCCAAACGTACAGATTCGGGATTACTTTCAGAAACGCTGGCTGGACTTACCATTCGTCAAACAAGAGTTTGGCGTTGCCCCACATCAATTACCTGATTATTGGGGGCTAGCCGGTATCAGCAGCAGCAAAATCCCCGGCGTAGCAGGGATAGGCGCTAAAACGGCAGCGGTGTTATTGCAACAGGTCAACAGCCTGGAAGAGTTATATCAAAACCTAGAACAGGTTCCGGAAAAGTGGCGAAAAAAGCTGCAACAGCATCAGGACATGGCCTTTATCTGCAAACAGGTAGCCACGCTTAAAACAGATTTACCGCTGAACGGTAACCTGCAACAGCTACGCTTAGGCCATAGTTAA
- the rlmM gene encoding 23S rRNA (cytidine(2498)-2'-O)-methyltransferase RlmM, with the protein MNKIALYCRQGFEKECAAEITAKAAEHEVFGFARVKDNSGYVLFECYQHEDADRLIRELPFKELIFARQMMVVGELLKDLPPEDRVSPIVGMLVGVVEKAGELRVEVPDTNESKELLKFCRKLTVPLRAAMREQKILQTRENPHRPVVHVFFIASGCCYVGYSYSNNNSPLYMGIPRLKFPSDAPSRSTLKLEEAFHEFIPADEWEERLASGMHAVDLGACPGGWTYQLVQRSMMVQAVDNGTMAQSLMDTGQVTHHRADGFKYEPTRSNIYWLVCDMVEKPARVTQLITDWLVNGWCREAIFNLKLPMKKRYEEVLQNLAMMDEQLKENGINAHIQAKQLYHDREEVTVHVRRIWAGVPGRRDERI; encoded by the coding sequence ATGAATAAAATTGCTTTATATTGCCGTCAAGGCTTTGAAAAAGAGTGTGCGGCGGAAATTACCGCCAAGGCCGCAGAACACGAAGTCTTTGGTTTTGCTCGGGTAAAAGATAATAGCGGTTATGTCTTATTCGAGTGTTACCAGCATGAAGATGCGGATCGCCTGATTCGCGAGCTGCCGTTTAAAGAGCTGATTTTTGCTCGGCAAATGATGGTTGTTGGCGAACTGCTAAAGGATCTGCCGCCGGAAGACCGAGTGTCTCCGATCGTAGGGATGTTGGTCGGCGTGGTGGAAAAAGCCGGTGAACTGCGAGTTGAAGTGCCGGACACCAATGAGAGTAAAGAATTGCTTAAATTCTGCCGCAAACTGACGGTGCCGCTGCGTGCCGCGATGCGTGAACAGAAGATTTTGCAGACTCGTGAAAATCCGCATCGTCCGGTGGTTCACGTATTCTTTATCGCTTCTGGTTGCTGTTATGTCGGTTATTCCTACAGTAACAACAACTCTCCTCTGTATATGGGGATTCCGCGCCTGAAATTCCCTTCGGATGCACCAAGCCGTTCGACGCTGAAGCTGGAAGAGGCTTTCCACGAATTTATTCCTGCGGATGAGTGGGAAGAACGCTTGGCAAGCGGCATGCACGCGGTGGATCTCGGCGCTTGTCCGGGTGGCTGGACTTATCAGCTGGTTCAACGCAGCATGATGGTGCAGGCGGTGGATAACGGCACTATGGCCCAGAGTCTGATGGATACCGGGCAGGTGACTCATCACCGTGCGGACGGATTCAAATATGAGCCAACGCGCAGCAATATCTATTGGCTGGTTTGCGATATGGTTGAAAAGCCAGCGCGAGTAACGCAGCTGATTACCGACTGGCTGGTCAATGGCTGGTGTCGTGAGGCAATTTTCAATCTTAAATTGCCAATGAAAAAGCGCTACGAAGAAGTGTTGCAAAACCTGGCGATGATGGATGAACAGTTGAAAGAAAACGGTATTAATGCGCATATTCAGGCTAAACAGCTTTATCACGATCGTGAGGAAGTGACCGTGCATGTTCGTCGTATCTGGGCTGGCGTTCCAGGTCGTAGAGATGAACGTATTTAG
- a CDS encoding DUF423 domain-containing protein, with amino-acid sequence MSGRLMLIFAAISGFFYVAFGAFGAHVLSGSLGVNEMAWIRTGLEYQGFHTLAILALAVAMQRQISIWFYWSGALLALGTVLFSGSLYCLALSHLKLWVYVTPIGGVCFLAGWILMLIGALRLRKRAERHE; translated from the coding sequence ATGAGTGGTCGTTTGATGCTGATCTTTGCCGCTATCAGCGGTTTTTTCTATGTCGCTTTTGGTGCTTTTGGCGCACACGTATTAAGCGGAAGTCTGGGCGTAAATGAAATGGCCTGGATCCGTACCGGTTTGGAATATCAGGGATTTCATACTCTGGCTATTCTCGCTTTGGCCGTTGCTATGCAGCGCCAGATCAGTATTTGGTTTTACTGGAGCGGCGCTTTATTGGCCCTCGGCACCGTGTTATTTAGTGGCAGTCTCTACTGCCTGGCTCTATCGCACCTGAAACTTTGGGTATATGTCACGCCGATTGGCGGCGTATGCTTTCTGGCGGGATGGATTTTGATGTTGATTGGCGCGCTGCGTCTACGGAAAAGGGCAGAACGCCATGAATAA
- a CDS encoding transcriptional regulator GcvA — MSKRLPPLNALRVFDAAARHLSFTKAADELFVTQAAVSHQIKSLEDFLGLKLFRRRNRSLLLTEEGQSYYLDIKEIFTSINEATRKLQARSAKGALTVSLPPSFAIQWLVPRLSSFNSAYPGIDVRIQAVDREEDKLADDVDVAIFYGRGNWTGLRTERLYAEFLLPVCAPSLLMGEHPLKMPADLANHTLLHDTSRRDWLAYTRQLGVPQINVQQGPIFSHSAMVVQAAVHGQGIALVNNVMAQTEIEAGRLVCPFNEVLVSKNAFYLVCHDSQAELGKIAAFRQWILARAASEQEKLRFRYEN; from the coding sequence ATGTCAAAACGATTGCCACCCCTTAATGCTCTCCGCGTGTTTGATGCGGCCGCGCGCCACCTCAGTTTTACTAAGGCGGCGGATGAATTATTTGTCACTCAGGCCGCCGTTAGCCACCAGATTAAATCTCTGGAAGACTTTCTGGGCCTGAAGCTTTTCCGTCGACGTAACCGTTCCTTACTGCTGACGGAAGAAGGGCAAAGTTACTACCTGGATATTAAAGAAATTTTCACTTCGATTAACGAAGCTACGCGCAAATTACAGGCCCGTAGCGCCAAGGGGGCATTAACGGTCAGTTTACCGCCGAGTTTTGCTATTCAATGGTTGGTTCCGCGTTTATCTAGCTTTAACTCAGCTTATCCGGGGATTGACGTCAGAATCCAGGCCGTTGACCGTGAAGAAGATAAATTGGCAGATGATGTAGACGTGGCTATTTTCTACGGTCGCGGCAACTGGACGGGGCTGCGCACCGAAAGATTGTACGCCGAGTTTCTGCTGCCAGTTTGTGCTCCTAGCCTGCTAATGGGCGAACATCCGCTGAAAATGCCGGCAGATCTGGCTAATCATACTTTGTTGCATGATACTTCCCGCCGCGACTGGTTGGCCTATACCCGTCAGTTGGGCGTTCCGCAAATTAATGTGCAGCAGGGGCCGATTTTTAGTCACAGTGCCATGGTGGTTCAGGCCGCGGTTCACGGTCAGGGTATTGCTTTGGTGAATAATGTGATGGCTCAGACCGAAATCGAAGCGGGGCGGTTGGTATGTCCGTTCAATGAGGTTCTGGTAAGTAAAAATGCTTTTTATCTGGTTTGTCATGACAGTCAGGCAGAACTGGGTAAAATAGCTGCCTTTCGTCAGTGGATTCTGGCTCGGGCAGCCAGTGAACAAGAGAAATTACGATTCCGCTACGAAAATTGA
- a CDS encoding YgdI/YgdR family lipoprotein, translating into MKKTAAVLSALMLTFTLAACSSNYVMHTNDGRTIVADGKPKVDNDTGMISYIDANGTEQQINRSEVKEMAEGK; encoded by the coding sequence ATGAAAAAGACAGCTGCCGTACTTTCCGCTTTAATGCTTACTTTTACTCTCGCAGCCTGCTCAAGCAACTATGTCATGCATACCAATGATGGTCGCACCATCGTCGCCGATGGTAAACCTAAAGTCGATAATGATACCGGTATGATCAGTTACATTGATGCCAACGGCACAGAACAGCAAATTAACCGTTCCGAAGTAAAAGAAATGGCGGAAGGGAAATAA
- the csdA gene encoding cysteine desulfurase CsdA, which yields MKSFNPAAFRAEFPAINSSGIYLDSAATALKPQGVIDATQQFYAQDAATVHRSQHQAARSLTLRFEQARQQVADFINAPTAENIVWTKGTTEAINLIAQSYARPRLQPGDEILVSEAEHHANLIPWLMVAEQTGATLVKLPLGSDFLPDFQQLPALLTGKTRILALGQMSNVTGGMPDLALAIDLAHSKNCIVVVDGAQGVVHSPADVQDFDIDFYVFSAHKLYGPTGIGALYAKTELLEEMSPWQGGGKMLTQASFAGFTPQDAPYRFEAGTPNIAGVIGLSAALSWLENIDIEAAEEYSSGLATLAEEKLSKLDGFRSYRCSHSSLLAFNFDGVHHSDLVTLLAEQGIALRAGQHCAQPLMSALGISGSLRASFAPYNTREEVESLCSAITFALTLLQD from the coding sequence ATGAAGTCTTTTAACCCCGCAGCTTTTCGCGCAGAATTCCCGGCTATCAATAGTTCGGGAATTTACCTGGATAGTGCCGCTACCGCGCTGAAACCCCAAGGGGTGATTGATGCCACTCAACAGTTTTATGCGCAAGATGCGGCCACGGTACATCGCAGCCAGCATCAGGCCGCTCGTTCCCTGACCTTGCGTTTTGAACAAGCTCGTCAGCAAGTCGCTGATTTTATTAACGCTCCTACGGCAGAAAATATTGTCTGGACCAAAGGCACTACCGAAGCGATTAATCTGATCGCGCAAAGCTACGCTCGCCCTCGCCTCCAACCCGGAGATGAAATTCTGGTGAGCGAAGCAGAACATCATGCCAATCTGATTCCCTGGCTAATGGTCGCAGAGCAAACTGGCGCAACCTTGGTAAAACTACCGCTGGGCAGCGACTTTCTCCCTGATTTTCAGCAGCTACCCGCGTTATTGACCGGGAAAACGCGCATTTTAGCGCTGGGGCAAATGTCTAATGTCACCGGCGGTATGCCTGATTTGGCTTTGGCTATCGATCTGGCACACAGTAAAAACTGCATAGTGGTCGTTGATGGTGCTCAAGGTGTGGTACACAGCCCGGCGGATGTTCAGGATTTTGATATTGATTTTTATGTTTTTTCTGCTCATAAACTCTATGGCCCGACGGGAATTGGCGCGTTATATGCCAAAACAGAACTGCTGGAAGAAATGTCTCCTTGGCAGGGGGGCGGTAAAATGCTGACTCAAGCTTCCTTCGCCGGTTTTACTCCGCAGGATGCTCCTTACCGTTTCGAAGCAGGAACCCCCAATATCGCCGGGGTTATCGGCCTGTCCGCCGCACTTAGCTGGCTTGAAAATATTGATATTGAAGCGGCAGAAGAATACAGCAGTGGTCTGGCTACGTTAGCGGAAGAAAAACTGAGCAAACTGGACGGATTTCGCAGTTATCGTTGCTCTCACTCCAGCTTGCTGGCTTTTAACTTTGACGGAGTACACCACAGCGATTTGGTAACACTGCTGGCAGAGCAAGGTATCGCTCTGCGCGCCGGTCAGCATTGTGCTCAGCCGCTAATGAGTGCGTTGGGTATCAGCGGTAGCCTGCGAGCCTCGTTCGCGCCCTACAATACCCGTGAAGAAGTAGAAAGCCTCTGCTCAGCGATAACTTTCGCGCTAACATTATTGCAGGATTAA
- the csdE gene encoding cysteine desulfurase sulfur acceptor subunit CsdE, with product MTAPHPFGQEVTRDDLIEKFSTLKQWEDRYRQLILLAKQLPPMDESLKQTEFELSGCENRVWLGHELLADGRLHFYGDSEGRIVRGLLAVLLTNVEGKTPQQILNQDPLDLFDRLDLRQQLSSSRASGLQALAQGVKTIAARYQNPI from the coding sequence ATGACCGCCCCACATCCATTTGGCCAAGAAGTTACCCGCGACGACCTTATCGAGAAATTCAGTACTCTGAAACAGTGGGAAGATCGCTACCGCCAACTGATTTTGCTGGCTAAGCAGTTACCGCCGATGGATGAATCGCTGAAACAAACTGAATTCGAACTGTCCGGCTGTGAAAACCGAGTCTGGCTTGGCCACGAACTTTTGGCGGATGGCCGACTGCATTTTTATGGGGACAGCGAAGGCCGAATCGTTCGAGGTTTACTGGCGGTATTACTGACCAATGTGGAAGGGAAAACGCCCCAACAGATTTTGAATCAAGATCCGTTAGATTTGTTTGATCGACTGGATCTGCGCCAACAGCTAAGCAGTTCCCGCGCCAGCGGTTTACAGGCACTGGCGCAGGGCGTTAAAACGATTGCTGCTCGCTATCAGAATCCGATTTAG
- the tcdA gene encoding tRNA cyclic N6-threonylcarbamoyladenosine(37) synthase TcdA: MSTLYSEAYQQRFGGIARLYGQQALAVFSQAHVCVIGIGGVGSWAAEALARTGIGAITLIDMDDVCVTNTNRQVHALRQYVGQSKTEVMAERIRAINPECQVTCIDDFITPDNVAEMLDRNFSYVIDAIDSIRPKAALLAYCRRYRIPVIATGGAGGQIDPTRIEVVDLAKTIQDPLAAKLRERLKSDYNVVKNSKGKLGIDCVFSTEPLVYPQPDGSVCASRSTAEGPKKMDCASGFGSVTMVTATFGFVAVSHALKKMLAKAARQLEAV; this comes from the coding sequence ATGAGCACACTGTATTCTGAAGCTTATCAACAGCGATTTGGTGGCATAGCCCGTCTTTATGGTCAACAGGCGCTGGCGGTATTTTCGCAGGCTCACGTTTGCGTGATTGGTATTGGCGGAGTGGGTTCCTGGGCGGCAGAAGCCTTAGCCCGAACCGGTATCGGTGCCATTACTCTGATTGATATGGATGACGTGTGTGTAACCAATACCAACAGGCAGGTACATGCGCTGAGACAATATGTGGGGCAGTCTAAAACAGAGGTTATGGCCGAGCGTATTCGGGCGATTAACCCTGAATGTCAGGTTACCTGCATTGATGACTTTATTACGCCAGACAACGTGGCTGAGATGCTGGATCGAAACTTTAGCTATGTCATTGATGCAATTGATAGCATTCGTCCCAAAGCGGCATTACTGGCCTATTGCCGTCGCTATAGAATTCCGGTTATAGCAACCGGTGGCGCTGGCGGTCAGATAGATCCAACTCGGATTGAAGTTGTTGATTTAGCCAAGACGATTCAGGATCCGTTGGCAGCTAAACTGCGTGAAAGGCTGAAAAGCGATTATAACGTAGTGAAAAACAGCAAAGGTAAGCTCGGGATTGATTGCGTTTTTTCCACTGAACCGCTGGTTTATCCGCAACCTGATGGTTCCGTCTGTGCCTCCCGCAGCACTGCGGAAGGCCCTAAAAAGATGGATTGCGCCTCAGGATTCGGTTCGGTGACTATGGTCACCGCCACCTTCGGTTTTGTTGCGGTCTCTCATGCCCTGAAAAAAATGCTGGCAAAAGCGGCGCGACAACTTGAGGCGGTCTAA
- the mltA gene encoding murein transglycosylase A: MKGRWGKYLLSGLMIAVLAGCQSRPTDRGQQYKDGRLSHSLELVNEPSATGKPVNAKDYSDQVKVINQASPNLYNRHSNTFEAVQNWMLAGADTSKLSLFGLNAYQMEGVDNFGNVQFTGYYTPVLQARYTPQGEFRHPLYRMPSKKGKGRLPDRAGIYAGALDDRNLVIAYTNSLMDNFMMEVQGSGYVDFGDGRPLTFFGYAGKNGHAYRSIGKVLIDRGEVAKADMSMQAIRKWAETHSEAEVRELLEQNPSFVFFKPEMYAPVKGASAVPLIAKASVASDRSLIPAGTTLLAEVPLLDEQGKFTGQYQMRLMVALDVGGAIKGQHFDIYQGIGHEAGQAAGFYNHYGRVWVLKNAQSGGPMFTAYKGDKANTPSSSSLLVNN; this comes from the coding sequence ATGAAAGGACGTTGGGGCAAATACCTACTGAGCGGATTAATGATTGCAGTATTGGCTGGTTGTCAGTCACGGCCCACCGATCGTGGTCAACAATATAAGGATGGTCGATTGAGCCATTCTCTGGAACTGGTGAATGAACCCAGCGCCACGGGTAAGCCGGTCAACGCAAAAGATTATTCAGATCAGGTGAAAGTGATTAATCAGGCTTCACCTAATCTTTACAACCGCCACAGTAATACTTTTGAAGCAGTCCAAAACTGGATGTTAGCGGGTGCGGATACCAGCAAACTCAGCCTGTTTGGTTTGAACGCTTATCAAATGGAAGGGGTGGATAATTTTGGAAACGTCCAGTTTACCGGCTATTACACTCCGGTTTTACAAGCTCGCTATACGCCGCAAGGAGAATTCCGTCATCCTCTGTACCGTATGCCATCTAAAAAAGGCAAAGGCCGTCTGCCGGATCGCGCCGGAATCTACGCGGGCGCATTGGATGATCGCAATTTAGTTATCGCTTACACCAATTCGTTGATGGATAACTTTATGATGGAAGTGCAGGGCAGCGGTTACGTAGATTTTGGTGATGGGCGGCCTCTGACTTTCTTTGGTTACGCAGGCAAAAATGGCCATGCTTACCGCAGCATTGGGAAAGTGCTGATCGACCGCGGTGAAGTCGCTAAGGCCGATATGTCGATGCAGGCTATTCGTAAATGGGCTGAAACGCACAGTGAAGCTGAAGTCAGAGAGTTATTAGAGCAGAACCCGTCCTTTGTGTTCTTTAAACCGGAAATGTACGCCCCGGTAAAAGGTGCGAGCGCGGTTCCATTGATTGCGAAAGCTTCCGTTGCATCGGATCGTTCATTAATTCCTGCGGGAACAACGCTGCTGGCCGAAGTGCCGCTGCTGGACGAACAGGGCAAATTTACCGGGCAATATCAAATGCGCCTGATGGTTGCACTGGACGTCGGTGGAGCAATCAAAGGTCAGCATTTCGATATTTATCAGGGTATTGGTCATGAAGCCGGTCAGGCTGCTGGTTTCTATAACCATTATGGCCGTGTATGGGTGCTGAAAAATGCTCAAAGCGGTGGCCCAATGTTTACCGCTTATAAAGGTGATAAAGCTAACACGCCTTCCAGCTCTTCGCTTTTAGTGAACAACTAG
- the amiC gene encoding N-acetylmuramoyl-L-alanine amidase AmiC has translation MANSDHNPARRRLLQGVAATWLLSVSQVGFASASQVVAVRVWPSSTYTRVTLESNTPLKYRQFALTNPDRIVVDIEGVHLNSVLKEIGEQIQSGDPYLKQARVGQFDKNTVRLVLELKQSISPQLFTLKPVSKFRNRLVVDLYPAKGGVSEEDDPLLALLEDYNKGNVERTLPAESARAGKAGRDRPIVIMLDPGHGGEDPGAIGKNKTREKDIVLQIARRLRALIQREPNMRVFMTRNEDVFIPLKVRVAKARKQRADLFISIHADAFTNRAARGSSVFALSTKGATSTAAKFLAQTQNEADLIGGVSKSGDRYLDHTMIDLLQTATINDSLKFGKEVLHRLGKINKLHKNRVDQAGFAVLKAPDIPSILVETAFISNVEEERKLRTSHFQQQIAESVFAGIKAYFANGGAVARV, from the coding sequence ATGGCAAATTCAGATCATAATCCCGCGCGTCGCCGTTTACTGCAAGGCGTAGCTGCAACCTGGTTACTCAGTGTTAGTCAGGTTGGATTTGCCTCCGCATCTCAGGTAGTTGCCGTTAGGGTATGGCCTTCCTCAACCTATACCCGTGTGACGTTGGAATCGAATACGCCACTTAAATATCGCCAATTTGCTTTAACGAATCCCGACAGAATTGTGGTGGATATCGAAGGCGTTCATCTCAATAGCGTACTGAAAGAGATTGGTGAGCAAATCCAATCTGGCGATCCTTACTTAAAGCAGGCTCGCGTTGGACAGTTTGATAAAAATACCGTGCGTCTAGTATTGGAACTCAAGCAAAGTATTAGCCCGCAGCTGTTTACCCTGAAGCCTGTTTCCAAATTCCGTAACCGTCTGGTTGTCGATCTTTATCCCGCTAAGGGAGGCGTTTCCGAGGAAGACGATCCTTTGTTGGCGCTACTTGAGGATTACAACAAAGGTAACGTGGAGCGAACCTTGCCGGCCGAATCGGCTCGGGCGGGTAAGGCAGGACGTGATCGCCCGATTGTTATTATGCTGGATCCTGGGCACGGTGGCGAAGACCCTGGCGCAATAGGGAAAAACAAAACTCGCGAAAAAGACATTGTGCTGCAAATTGCCCGCCGCCTTCGCGCGCTGATTCAGCGTGAGCCAAATATGCGGGTATTTATGACGCGAAATGAAGATGTGTTTATCCCGCTGAAAGTCAGGGTGGCAAAAGCCCGTAAGCAGCGCGCCGATCTGTTTATTTCGATTCATGCAGATGCGTTTACCAATAGAGCCGCTCGAGGTTCGTCGGTATTTGCGTTATCCACCAAAGGTGCAACCAGTACGGCGGCGAAATTCCTGGCGCAAACCCAGAACGAGGCTGACCTGATCGGCGGCGTCAGTAAAAGCGGCGACCGCTATCTGGATCACACCATGATTGACCTGCTACAGACCGCGACGATTAACGACAGCCTAAAATTTGGTAAAGAAGTGTTACATCGATTGGGTAAAATTAATAAACTGCATAAAAATCGAGTTGATCAAGCTGGATTTGCCGTATTAAAAGCGCCGGATATCCCTTCGATTCTGGTAGAAACCGCCTTTATCAGTAACGTAGAAGAAGAACGTAAATTACGTACCAGTCATTTCCAACAACAAATTGCTGAATCTGTATTTGCCGGAATCAAAGCTTACTTTGCTAACGGTGGGGCAGTTGCTCGGGTGTAA
- the argA gene encoding amino-acid N-acetyltransferase, giving the protein MKERSTELVQGFRHSVPYINAHRGKTFVVMLGGEAIEHENFANIVNDIGLLHSLGIRLVVVYGARPQIDSNLAQHNYEPIYHKHTRVTDSRTLELVKQAAGLLQLDITARLSMSLNNTPLQGAHINVVSGNFIIAQPLGVDDGVDYCHSGRIRRIDEEAIHRQLDSGAIVLMGPVAVSVTGESFNLTSEEVATQLAIKLKAEKMIGFCSSQGVTDRDGNIISELFPNDAQKRIEELEQEGDYHSGTVRFLRGALKACRSGVRRSHLLSYQEDGALVQELFSRDGIGTQIVMESAEQVRRATINDIGGILELIRPLEQQGILVRRSREQLEMEIDKFTIIERDNLTIACAALYPFPEEHIGEMACVAVHPDYRSSSRGEMLLKRVANQARQMGLKKLFVLTTRSIHWFQERGFTPAEVDVLPVEKQELYNYQRRSKILLADL; this is encoded by the coding sequence GTGAAGGAACGTAGTACTGAACTGGTCCAAGGGTTTCGCCACTCAGTTCCCTATATTAATGCGCACCGGGGCAAGACGTTTGTCGTCATGCTCGGCGGGGAAGCGATCGAACATGAAAACTTCGCCAATATTGTCAATGACATAGGGCTATTGCACAGTCTAGGGATTCGTCTTGTGGTGGTTTATGGTGCCCGCCCACAAATCGACAGCAATCTCGCTCAGCATAACTATGAACCTATTTATCATAAGCATACTCGGGTAACTGATTCCCGAACTCTGGAGTTGGTTAAGCAGGCAGCAGGATTACTTCAGTTAGATATCACCGCTCGTTTATCCATGAGCCTGAACAACACGCCACTGCAAGGTGCTCATATCAACGTCGTCAGCGGTAACTTTATTATCGCGCAGCCGCTCGGCGTGGATGATGGTGTTGATTATTGCCACAGCGGCCGTATTCGCCGTATTGATGAAGAAGCGATTCATCGTCAACTGGATAGCGGGGCTATCGTTCTGATGGGGCCGGTGGCCGTTTCTGTCACCGGAGAGAGCTTTAATCTGACCTCTGAAGAGGTGGCAACGCAGCTTGCGATTAAGCTAAAAGCGGAAAAAATGATCGGTTTCTGCTCATCTCAAGGGGTAACGGATAGAGATGGGAATATTATTTCCGAGTTGTTCCCCAACGATGCCCAGAAACGCATTGAAGAACTGGAGCAAGAAGGCGACTACCACTCCGGCACGGTACGTTTCCTGCGTGGGGCATTAAAAGCCTGTCGCAGTGGCGTTCGTCGCAGCCATTTACTGAGTTATCAGGAAGATGGAGCACTAGTGCAAGAACTGTTCTCCCGCGATGGTATCGGTACCCAAATCGTAATGGAAAGCGCAGAGCAGGTAAGACGTGCAACTATTAACGATATTGGCGGCATACTGGAGCTTATTCGTCCATTGGAACAACAAGGTATTTTAGTGCGCCGCTCCCGTGAGCAGTTAGAAATGGAAATTGATAAATTTACTATCATCGAGCGTGATAATTTGACTATCGCCTGCGCGGCTCTCTATCCATTCCCAGAAGAACACATTGGCGAAATGGCCTGCGTAGCGGTTCATCCCGATTATCGCAGTTCGTCCCGCGGTGAAATGCTGTTAAAGCGGGTAGCCAATCAGGCACGCCAGATGGGGCTGAAAAAGCTGTTTGTGTTAACCACTCGCAGCATTCACTGGTTTCAGGAGCGCGGTTTTACTCCCGCAGAAGTGGACGTTTTGCCCGTTGAGAAGCAGGAACTGTACAATTATCAACGGCGTTCAAAGATCTTGCTGGCAGATCTATAG